Below is a window of Pseudarthrobacter equi DNA.
TCATCATGGGCAGGCCGAGGGAGAAGAAGGAGCGGATGGGCCCCGCGCCATCCATGCGCGCTGCTTCGAGTGTCTCCACGGGGACGTAGGAGGTGGCGTAGACGCGGGCGAGGTAAACCCCGAACGGGTTGCAAAGGACGGGGATCAGGATGGCCCAGATGGTGTTGGTCATTCCCACGAGCGATGCCAGCAGGTACATGGGCAGCACCGTTGCCGTGTTGGGGATCAGGACGCCAACCAGTACGAATCCGAAGAGCGAGTCCTTACCGCGGAAGCGGAACTTGTCGAAGGCGTAGCCGGCCATGACGGAGATGAGGCTCCCCACAACAGCGCCAAAGCCGGCGTAGAGGACAGAGTTCGCCATCCACCGGAAGAACAGGCCGCCGTCCTGGGCGGCCACTGCCGCGATGTTTTCGAAGAGGGCAAAGTTGCCCAGGGAGTAGGAGCTGGTGCCGTACAGGTCCGCGGCGTTCTTCGTGGAGGCAAAGAGAAGCCAGAGGACCGGGACCACCATGTAGAGGGAGCCAAGGACCAGCAGTCCGTTGACTGTGAGCTTGCTGCCAAAACCGCCTTGGCGTGCCGTGGATGTCCGGTGCAGGGTACGTTTCGTTGCCGTGGCCTGCGGCGTCTGGGGTGGGGTCACTGGAAGGGTATTGGTGCTCATGAGTTGTTGATCCTGGAACTGAGTCGGGTGACCACCAGGGACAGGATTGCTGCCAGCCCGGCGATGATGATGGAGGCGGCGGCGGCTTGGTTGAGGTTGTGCCGGATGAACGCCGCGTCGTAGGCCCAAAGGTTGGGTACCCAGGTACTGGTAATGGACGGGGTGGCTTTGGCGATGATGGACGGCTCGGTGAAGAGCTGCAGCGTGCCAATGATGGTGAAAAGCATGATCACGCTCAGCGCCGGAAGGATGAGGGGGAACTTGATGGACAGGGCGGTCCTCACCTCGCCTGCACCGTCCACCCGTGCCGCTTCCAGTATTTCCCTGGGTACTGCCTGCAGTGCAGTGAACAGGATGATGACGTTGTAACCGGTCCATTCCCAGACGCCGATATTGACGATTGCCGGCAACACCATGTGTGCATCGAGGAAGTTGATCTGGATGCCGCCGCCCTGAAGCGCCTGTACCAGCGGGCTGATGCCGGGTGTATAGAGGTAGGCCCAGATCAGGGCTGCAATGACGCCCGGCACCGCGTGAGGGAGGAAGACGAGCAGCTGGAACATTTTGCGGGCACGAGCCACTGTCGCATCCAGGAGCAGCGCAAAGACCACCGCGCCGCCGACCATGGAGGGGATGTAGATCAGGCAGTACAAGCCAAGCCGTGCCAGGCCGCTGACGAACGATTCGGACTGCAGGACCTGAAGGTAGTTCTCGAGGCCCACAAAGCTGGTCCTCGCTTCACCGAACCCCAGGCCGGATTTCTGCTGGGCGTAGAAGCTCAGCACTATCGAGTAGACAACCGGTGCCACCATGGCGATGGCGAATACTGCGAAGAACGGGACCAGGAAGAGGGCCGCGGTTTTCCCACCGGTTCCGGAGGCTGCACTGCCCTTGCGGACCTTGGGGGTGGTGAAGGCCTGAGCGGCCATGATGATCTCCTAACTGCCTGGGCTGCCTCCACAGAGGCAGCCCAGGGGGTGTAACTAGTCTTTGACGGAAAGGCCGTTCTGCCTTAGCCCCGCAACAGTTGCTGTTTGTGCCGTGTCCACTGCCTTCGAGATGGTGCCGCCGGTGCCGAGATTGCCGAAGGCGTCCTTGAGAGCTGTATTGGTAAGATCCCAGCTCGGGCCCCACTGCCAGCCCGGGCTGACTGTGGTGTAGGCCTTGTCGAAGACGGCGTAAATGTCGTTGCCGAAGTAGCTGGCGTCATACGCCCCCTGTGCAACGGGGGTCAGGCCAGGGAAGGCGAGGAAGGCGGAGCCGGTGTTTCCACGGGCTTTGATGGCCTCCTGGTTCGTGGTGAGGTACTCAATGAACTTTGCGGCGGCTGCGGGGTTCTTGCTGCTCTTGGTGACGTTGAAGCTCGATCCGCCGTAGAAGGCACCGGCCGGGGTTCCCCAGTTCGGCAATTCCGCGGCGACCCACTGTCCCTTCTGTCCGCTGGCTTCCGTCCGCTTCTGAATCCCCGTGGCGCTCCAGTTTGCGCCCACCACGCCAACGACGGTCCCGGTGGCCAGGTCCAGGCTCCACTCATCGCTGTAGGCCTGGGATACCTTAACGAGCTTGTTGTCAATGAGCTTCTGCCAGTAGCTGGCTACCTTCCTGGTAGCCCCGTCATTAACGCCAACCTTCCAGCTGTCGTCCGAGGTGCCGAACCATTTGGCCCCTGCCTGCCAAGCCAACCCAGCCATGGCCGGTACCTGGTTGGGATTGAAGCTCGCAAGGTAGGAGTCCGGGGAAACTGCCTTTAGCTTCAGGGCCGCCTCCTCGAATTCCTGCCAGGTCTTGGGAACTCCCACGCCGGCCTTGGCCAGCATGTCCTGGCGGTAGTACATGACCATGGGGGCCGCGTCATAGGGCAGGCCGTACGTCTTGTCGCCGAACTGGACCATGCTCTTGATTTCGTCGGCCAGCTTGTCCACGGTGGAAGATTTATTGATGAGTCCGTCGAGCGGCTGGACCTGGCCGTTGCTGACGAACTGCGGCAGCTGCGGATACTCGATCGTTGAGACGTCAGGGCCGTTACCGGCGGTAATCGCAGTTGAAAGCTTGGCGTAGCCGCCATTGTCGGCATTGGGGACAGTCTCGAAATTGACGGTGATTTTGCTTTGGCTGGCGTTGAAGGCTGCGGCCACTTTGTCCATGCCGGCCAGTGCCGACCAGAAGGTGATCGTGCCCGCCGGATCCTCGACGGCCGATGGCGCCGCGGAAGGTGTGGGACCCGTTCCGCAGGCGGCGAGCAGCAAAGCGCTGCTGGCCAGGCTGGCCGCCCCGATGAGCAATTTGCGACGCTTCATTGTTCTCCCTTGAATTCCACGATGCGAAGGTGGGATGTGGCCGGTGCCACAGTGTGTAAAACAATGAAACCCGCAAAGATGAACAAAGCCAACGAAATGAACAGTAATGAACACGACCGAGTGGTTCGCCGGCCGTTGAGTCGGTATTGCCGATGCTCAACTGGCGGTTGAGTCTCTGACCACCAGGGTGGGGGACAGGATGACCCGCTGGAGGGCCAGGCTCGAAGCCCGTCGGGGGCCCAGCCGGTTAAGGCACATCTGGACGGCGTGGTATCCCACATCAAATTTCGGCGGGGCTACGGCGCTCATGGGCACCGCTCCGAAAGAGGCAATTTCGTCGTCGTATGCCACCAGCGCCAAGTCCCCCGGAACGTGCAGGCCCTGGGCTTCACACAGGTCGGCGAACATAAGGGCATCCTCGTCATTGTGGACGATTGCGGCAGTGGCGCCGGCGGCAATGAAGCTGGCAACGATGCCGTCCAGTTCCTGGCGGAGCGTTTCGGGATCGGTTGCCGAAAGTGTGATGACCCGGGTCAGTTCAGGATCATGCAGCAATCCCTCGGCCTGGAGTGCCTTGCGGTAGCCCTCGCTGACGGGTGAGGAAGTTGGGCTGCTCTCGCGCACACAGAGTGCGATGTTGCGGTGGCCCAGGGCTACCAGGTGGTTGACGGCGAGTTCCGCCCCGCGTACGT
It encodes the following:
- a CDS encoding carbohydrate ABC transporter permease: MSTNTLPVTPPQTPQATATKRTLHRTSTARQGGFGSKLTVNGLLVLGSLYMVVPVLWLLFASTKNAADLYGTSSYSLGNFALFENIAAVAAQDGGLFFRWMANSVLYAGFGAVVGSLISVMAGYAFDKFRFRGKDSLFGFVLVGVLIPNTATVLPMYLLASLVGMTNTIWAILIPVLCNPFGVYLARVYATSYVPVETLEAARMDGAGPIRSFFSLGLPMMMPGYITIALFQFVGVWNNFMLPLVMLQDQQLLPVSVGISIWQGYAVPQPEFVPLVITGSLLSIIPLLLAFIMLQRFWKSGLTAGAVK
- a CDS encoding carbohydrate ABC transporter permease, whose translation is MAAQAFTTPKVRKGSAASGTGGKTAALFLVPFFAVFAIAMVAPVVYSIVLSFYAQQKSGLGFGEARTSFVGLENYLQVLQSESFVSGLARLGLYCLIYIPSMVGGAVVFALLLDATVARARKMFQLLVFLPHAVPGVIAALIWAYLYTPGISPLVQALQGGGIQINFLDAHMVLPAIVNIGVWEWTGYNVIILFTALQAVPREILEAARVDGAGEVRTALSIKFPLILPALSVIMLFTIIGTLQLFTEPSIIAKATPSITSTWVPNLWAYDAAFIRHNLNQAAAASIIIAGLAAILSLVVTRLSSRINNS
- a CDS encoding ABC transporter substrate-binding protein yields the protein MKRRKLLIGAASLASSALLLAACGTGPTPSAAPSAVEDPAGTITFWSALAGMDKVAAAFNASQSKITVNFETVPNADNGGYAKLSTAITAGNGPDVSTIEYPQLPQFVSNGQVQPLDGLINKSSTVDKLADEIKSMVQFGDKTYGLPYDAAPMVMYYRQDMLAKAGVGVPKTWQEFEEAALKLKAVSPDSYLASFNPNQVPAMAGLAWQAGAKWFGTSDDSWKVGVNDGATRKVASYWQKLIDNKLVKVSQAYSDEWSLDLATGTVVGVVGANWSATGIQKRTEASGQKGQWVAAELPNWGTPAGAFYGGSSFNVTKSSKNPAAAAKFIEYLTTNQEAIKARGNTGSAFLAFPGLTPVAQGAYDASYFGNDIYAVFDKAYTTVSPGWQWGPSWDLTNTALKDAFGNLGTGGTISKAVDTAQTATVAGLRQNGLSVKD